One window from the genome of Corynebacterium sp. SCR221107 encodes:
- a CDS encoding DUF2516 family protein, translating into MTISILGILHWAITIGTFVLVLCGLAGAVMAALTRDDAFEAADRQNKWIWVSILALSSLVLYLNFPFLSWIGIVIIGLYWFDVRPQIKDILSGNYGWH; encoded by the coding sequence ATGACGATTTCGATTCTTGGCATCCTCCACTGGGCTATAACTATCGGCACCTTCGTGCTAGTTCTCTGTGGCCTGGCCGGTGCGGTGATGGCTGCCCTTACTCGCGATGATGCCTTTGAGGCAGCTGATCGCCAGAACAAGTGGATTTGGGTATCAATCCTTGCGCTATCCTCGCTGGTTTTGTACTTGAATTTCCCATTCCTTTCGTGGATCGGCATCGTGATCATCGGCCTGTACTGGTTTGATGTTCGCCCCCAGATCAAGGACATTCTCAGCGGCAATTACGGGTGGCACTAG
- a CDS encoding aminotransferase — translation MRDFLLIDDPLADAATVAAGVAAAIEQDHGICVEPSLLHAIKDEVAVATWSGYPTGKHHTLVKAAEARLAVQFGAEYVTVVPDFALVGTNAYMSELIAIREAVPHPAKLGVFLDEQHCAETMRDQAIAQAARCGFDYLVGTSHHALPTMKLIDSTAKDERP, via the coding sequence GTGCGCGACTTCTTGCTTATCGACGATCCCCTGGCCGATGCCGCCACCGTCGCTGCGGGGGTGGCGGCCGCCATCGAGCAAGACCACGGCATTTGTGTCGAGCCCTCTTTGCTCCATGCAATCAAGGACGAGGTGGCTGTGGCGACGTGGAGTGGTTATCCAACCGGAAAGCACCACACGCTGGTCAAGGCCGCGGAGGCGAGGCTCGCGGTGCAGTTTGGGGCGGAGTATGTCACCGTAGTACCCGACTTCGCGCTGGTAGGCACCAACGCCTACATGTCCGAGCTCATCGCCATTCGAGAGGCCGTGCCGCACCCGGCGAAGTTGGGGGTATTCCTCGATGAGCAGCATTGTGCCGAGACCATGCGCGATCAGGCCATCGCGCAGGCCGCGCGCTGCGGCTTCGATTACCTGGTGGGCACCAGCCATCATGCGCTGCCCACAATGAAGCTCATTGATTCCACGGCGAAGGATGAGCGTCCCTAG
- a CDS encoding LmeA family phospholipid-binding protein, whose protein sequence is MRNSKVSKILLSIVAVILVLGLIAEFGLRWFIGNQIAEDLSSSTTGEKAKVSFGASPLIFSLPQQRIPNLTVDSPSTVTITSNGSGQPPTIDGQPELHLVLKDFALTETNPTAGSLEMTTLLSDEYLLASIQSNMTPQQATGDSIEELASQFLTQLITVTAIKSNPSDGTMDVELTQGAMSLKLRPEVTNGGLGFTATEAAAFGMSLPEEIANAITDAFSQNVQSFGDGLSLESVEVADGGLRLHITGTNVPLSQL, encoded by the coding sequence ATGCGAAATTCAAAAGTCTCGAAAATACTGCTTAGTATCGTCGCGGTCATCCTCGTCTTAGGCCTGATCGCCGAGTTCGGCCTGCGCTGGTTCATCGGCAACCAGATCGCCGAGGATCTTTCCTCCTCCACCACTGGGGAAAAGGCAAAGGTCTCCTTCGGCGCCTCGCCGCTGATCTTTAGCCTCCCGCAGCAAAGAATCCCGAACCTGACAGTGGATTCGCCCTCCACGGTAACAATCACCAGCAACGGCTCCGGCCAGCCGCCGACCATCGACGGCCAACCCGAGCTGCACCTGGTGCTCAAGGACTTCGCCCTTACCGAGACGAACCCCACGGCAGGTTCCCTCGAGATGACGACCCTGCTTTCCGACGAATACCTGCTGGCGTCCATCCAGTCCAACATGACGCCCCAGCAGGCAACCGGCGATAGCATCGAGGAGCTGGCCAGCCAGTTCCTCACCCAACTGATTACGGTTACGGCGATTAAGTCCAACCCTAGCGACGGCACCATGGACGTGGAGCTGACCCAGGGCGCGATGAGCCTCAAGCTACGCCCCGAGGTCACCAACGGCGGGCTTGGTTTTACCGCCACGGAAGCTGCCGCGTTCGGGATGTCCCTGCCGGAGGAGATCGCAAACGCCATCACCGACGCCTTTTCCCAGAACGTGCAAAGCTTCGGCGATGGGCTCAGCCTTGAGTCCGTGGAGGTTGCCGACGGCGGCCTAAGGCTGCACATCACCGGCACCAACGTCCCCCTGAGCCAGCTCTAG
- a CDS encoding class I SAM-dependent methyltransferase, whose translation MADHAHNLRASFRKGSGRKPVGVITRGTTGFNRLRRADRWMRYHPEITRALWQADTPLALDVGYGASFTTTVEWARWLRQIRPDIAVTGLEIDPERVLPPRDGVTFALGGFELAGYRPTLVRAFNVLRQYDVDQVDDAWAMVRERLAPGGFFVEGTCDELGRRSSWLLIDARGPQTLTLAWDPFDVERPSDIAERLPKILIHRNVPGEPIYDVLRLLDDAWLRAAPFATYGPRVRWREARALLANEGLPFTPIRRPVRDNQITLPWGVVGPDCA comes from the coding sequence ATGGCCGATCACGCCCACAACCTGCGCGCTAGTTTCAGGAAGGGCTCGGGCCGGAAGCCGGTTGGTGTCATTACCCGTGGCACCACCGGCTTTAATCGTCTGCGCCGCGCCGACCGCTGGATGCGCTATCATCCCGAGATCACACGCGCGCTTTGGCAAGCCGACACCCCGCTTGCGCTCGATGTTGGCTACGGTGCCAGCTTTACCACCACCGTCGAATGGGCGCGCTGGCTGCGCCAGATCCGCCCCGACATCGCCGTCACCGGCCTCGAGATCGACCCGGAGCGCGTCCTACCGCCTCGCGACGGCGTCACCTTCGCACTCGGCGGCTTCGAGCTGGCAGGCTATCGGCCTACCCTCGTGCGCGCCTTCAATGTGCTGCGCCAATACGACGTCGACCAGGTAGACGATGCCTGGGCGATGGTGCGCGAGCGGCTCGCCCCCGGTGGTTTCTTCGTGGAGGGCACCTGCGATGAGCTCGGCCGCCGCAGTTCGTGGTTGCTTATCGACGCCCGCGGCCCCCAGACCCTTACCCTTGCCTGGGACCCCTTCGATGTGGAGCGCCCTAGCGACATCGCCGAACGACTGCCGAAGATCCTCATCCACCGCAACGTCCCCGGCGAGCCCATCTACGACGTGTTGCGCCTCTTGGACGATGCCTGGCTGCGCGCCGCCCCTTTTGCCACCTACGGCCCACGCGTGCGCTGGCGCGAGGCGCGCGCCTTGCTTGCCAACGAAGGGCTGCCCTTTACCCCGATCCGACGCCCGGTGCGCGACAATCAGATCACCCTCCCCTGGGGTGTCGTCGGCCCGGATTGTGCCTAG
- a CDS encoding DUF2505 domain-containing protein, with translation MTSRSENTVVINQPVDKVHAALTNAGYWAHIAENLSPEPGSLNEFTEADGGAVATLFEVLPLEILPEAVRAMISQALKVKRVYTVGALAANTFSGNYTADVKGTPVDFKGTVVFTGEGETTTVSYSNEISVNIPFMGPAIEPKVGEALGELFTNEGHLTAAWISDNL, from the coding sequence ATGACTTCACGTAGCGAGAACACCGTCGTTATCAACCAGCCTGTGGACAAGGTTCACGCGGCGCTGACCAACGCGGGTTACTGGGCGCACATCGCCGAAAACCTAAGCCCCGAGCCGGGCTCCCTCAACGAGTTCACCGAGGCCGACGGCGGCGCCGTGGCCACCCTCTTTGAAGTGCTTCCGCTCGAGATCCTCCCCGAGGCCGTGCGCGCCATGATCTCCCAGGCACTGAAGGTCAAGCGCGTCTATACCGTCGGCGCCTTGGCCGCTAACACCTTCTCCGGCAACTACACCGCCGACGTCAAGGGCACCCCCGTGGACTTCAAGGGCACCGTGGTGTTCACCGGCGAAGGCGAGACCACCACCGTTTCCTACTCCAACGAGATCTCCGTGAACATCCCGTTCATGGGCCCGGCCATCGAGCCGAAGGTCGGCGAGGCCCTCGGCGAGCTGTTTACCAACGAGGGCCACCTGACTGCCGCTTGGATTTCTGACAACCTTTAA
- a CDS encoding UDP-N-acetylmuramate dehydrogenase, whose product MSEKSNVPFAQLEAIDGVRIAQVPFKELTTLHVGGTPLATVFCTSRQSVCEVVSLLDDAKVPLLIVGGGSNLLVADGSLPLVAVVLDFDEVDIRFLTNGTQATVVAEAGAVWDEVVEISVQAGLGGIECLSGIPGSAGATPVQNVGAYGAEIADVLTRVELFDRRTKKREWVDASSLEMAYRYSNLKFTGRAVVLAVELQLETSGLSAPLRFGELARVLGAEGGQRMPVATVREAVVGLRRGKGMVYDEADHDTWSAGSFFTNPILEQAQAEKVRQFDETMPYFELGDGTVKLSAAWLIDHAGFKKGYPGHGAAMLSTKHTLALTNRGAATAADIKALAEDIQRGVEQAFGVHLEPEPVWVF is encoded by the coding sequence GTGTCTGAAAAATCTAATGTCCCCTTTGCCCAGCTCGAGGCGATCGACGGTGTGCGCATCGCGCAGGTGCCGTTTAAGGAATTGACCACCCTGCACGTCGGAGGCACCCCGTTGGCCACCGTTTTTTGCACCTCGCGGCAGTCCGTGTGTGAGGTTGTTTCCTTGCTTGACGACGCCAAGGTGCCGCTGCTCATCGTCGGTGGCGGATCCAACCTGCTCGTGGCCGACGGATCGTTGCCGCTGGTGGCCGTGGTTCTGGACTTCGACGAGGTAGACATTCGGTTCCTCACCAATGGCACGCAGGCGACGGTGGTAGCAGAAGCCGGCGCGGTGTGGGACGAGGTGGTAGAGATCTCGGTGCAGGCCGGACTCGGCGGGATCGAGTGCCTGTCCGGTATCCCCGGTTCCGCCGGGGCGACCCCCGTGCAAAACGTGGGCGCCTACGGGGCAGAGATCGCAGACGTGCTCACCCGCGTGGAGCTTTTCGACCGCAGAACGAAAAAGCGCGAGTGGGTGGACGCTTCCTCACTGGAGATGGCGTATCGCTATTCCAACCTCAAGTTCACCGGGCGCGCTGTGGTTCTAGCCGTCGAACTTCAGCTGGAGACCTCGGGGCTGAGCGCCCCGCTGCGCTTCGGGGAGCTCGCCCGCGTGCTCGGCGCGGAGGGTGGTCAACGCATGCCCGTGGCGACGGTGCGCGAGGCCGTTGTGGGGCTGCGCCGCGGCAAGGGCATGGTCTACGACGAGGCCGACCACGATACATGGTCTGCCGGTTCTTTCTTTACCAACCCCATTCTGGAGCAGGCGCAGGCTGAAAAGGTGCGGCAGTTCGACGAGACCATGCCGTACTTCGAGCTCGGGGACGGCACGGTCAAGCTGTCTGCGGCCTGGCTCATTGACCACGCCGGATTCAAGAAGGGCTACCCAGGCCACGGCGCTGCGATGTTGTCGACGAAGCACACCCTGGCATTGACCAACCGCGGTGCGGCGACCGCGGCAGACATCAAGGCCTTGGCCGAGGATATTCAGCGCGGGGTGGAGCAGGCCTTCGGCGTCCACCTTGAGCCGGAGCCGGTCTGGGTGTTCTAG
- a CDS encoding aldo/keto reductase, translating to MKPTSKHLVLGTMGLGGSWDTPSYVKDDIDTAHVALAHAQSLGIDLIDTADIYRRGASEAVIGEVFSRDEDLAQHFKVQTKCSILLPDEQHAHTRYNSSGDYVREAIEKSADKLGRAPEIMLLHRADPLMDVRDTGFAIKAALDAGTIGDWGVSNFSAWQIERLADHVGSYPVVNQLELSLRARGFVEAAMNVAFESRPGSHYTPGTVEYCHDHGIQVQAWSPLAGGALADSRKLSDIAAIHGTTPAVIALWWLTCQGIVPVVGTTNPAHIDALAQAMQAPRLSREQWYELLSESRGMDCP from the coding sequence ATGAAGCCAACATCGAAGCATCTCGTTTTGGGAACAATGGGGCTGGGCGGATCGTGGGATACGCCCTCCTATGTCAAGGACGATATTGACACCGCCCACGTCGCGCTCGCACATGCCCAGTCCCTAGGGATAGACCTCATCGATACCGCCGATATCTATCGGCGCGGGGCCTCCGAGGCCGTGATCGGTGAGGTCTTTTCGCGCGATGAGGACTTGGCGCAGCACTTCAAGGTGCAGACCAAGTGCTCCATCCTGCTTCCCGACGAGCAGCACGCGCACACCCGCTACAACTCCTCCGGCGATTATGTCCGCGAGGCCATTGAGAAAAGCGCTGACAAGCTTGGCCGCGCGCCGGAGATCATGCTCCTGCACCGCGCGGATCCGCTCATGGATGTCCGCGATACCGGCTTTGCCATCAAAGCCGCCCTCGACGCCGGAACCATCGGCGATTGGGGTGTGTCCAACTTCTCCGCCTGGCAGATTGAGCGGCTTGCCGACCACGTCGGCTCCTACCCCGTGGTCAACCAGCTCGAGCTGAGCCTGCGCGCCCGCGGTTTCGTCGAGGCCGCCATGAACGTGGCCTTCGAATCCCGCCCGGGCTCCCACTACACACCGGGCACCGTGGAATACTGCCATGACCACGGCATTCAGGTCCAGGCCTGGTCGCCTTTGGCGGGAGGGGCGCTCGCGGATTCCCGCAAGCTAAGCGACATCGCCGCCATCCACGGCACCACCCCGGCTGTCATCGCCCTGTGGTGGCTGACCTGCCAAGGCATCGTGCCCGTGGTCGGTACCACCAACCCTGCCCACATCGACGCGCTCGCCCAGGCGATGCAGGCGCCACGGCTGAGCCGCGAGCAGTGGTACGAGCTGCTCAGCGAGTCCCGCGGCATGGACTGCCCCTAG
- a CDS encoding long-chain-fatty-acid--CoA ligase, with product MSAFETKVWLQHYAEWTPHTLDYGTTTLLDIYDNTLALHANEHATYFFGRQMTYSELDKQVRSAAAGLRALGVRPGDRVAIVLPNCPQHVIAYWAVLKLGAIVVEHNPLYTAAELEHPFKDHAARVAIVWDKACSTLEKLRRTTPLETIVSVNMISAMPTVQRLALSLPLPMIKKKREQLSESAPNTIPWDVLVGSALGGIGDDVVSEPTVNKETVAVILYTSGTTGTPKGAQLTHGGLVANLLQGKAWVPGLGDQPERLLGALPFFHAYGLTIVMNLSFYVGGEIMLLPAPQIPLIMQIMKKNTPTWVPGVPTLYQRIVESAKEKGISISGIRNSFSGASTLPVSTVEDWEKLTGGLLVEGYGLTECSPIIVGNPMTTSRRPGYVGIPFPDTEVRIANPDNLDETQPDGVEGEVLVRGPQIFKGYLNQPEATEASFHNGWYRTGDVGIMEEDGFLRLVARIKEVIITGGFNVYPAEVEEALHSHPDIVDCAVVGIPRADGSESVVAAITMSEGAALDPEGLKNFCRERLTRYKVPRTFYHFEELPRDQMGKIRRRDVQAELLEKLGK from the coding sequence GTGTCAGCTTTCGAAACAAAGGTCTGGCTTCAGCATTACGCCGAGTGGACGCCGCATACCTTGGATTACGGCACCACCACCTTGCTCGACATTTATGACAACACTTTGGCGCTGCACGCCAACGAGCATGCCACCTACTTCTTCGGCCGCCAGATGACCTACAGCGAGCTCGACAAGCAGGTCCGTTCGGCCGCCGCTGGTCTGCGCGCGCTGGGCGTGCGCCCCGGCGATCGCGTCGCCATCGTCTTGCCTAACTGCCCGCAACACGTCATCGCCTATTGGGCCGTCCTCAAGCTGGGTGCGATCGTGGTCGAGCACAACCCGCTGTATACCGCGGCCGAGCTCGAGCATCCTTTTAAAGATCACGCGGCGCGCGTTGCCATCGTATGGGACAAGGCCTGCTCCACTCTGGAGAAGTTGCGCCGCACCACCCCGCTGGAGACCATCGTCAGCGTCAACATGATCTCCGCCATGCCGACCGTGCAGCGCCTGGCGCTGAGCCTTCCGCTGCCGATGATCAAGAAGAAGCGCGAGCAGCTGTCGGAGTCCGCCCCGAACACCATCCCGTGGGACGTGCTGGTAGGTTCCGCCCTCGGCGGCATCGGCGATGACGTAGTCTCTGAGCCCACCGTCAACAAGGAAACCGTGGCGGTTATCCTGTATACCTCTGGCACCACCGGCACCCCGAAGGGAGCCCAGCTTACCCACGGCGGCCTGGTGGCCAACCTCCTCCAGGGCAAGGCGTGGGTGCCAGGCCTCGGCGATCAGCCCGAGCGCCTGTTGGGCGCGCTGCCGTTCTTCCACGCATACGGCCTGACCATCGTCATGAATCTCTCCTTCTACGTCGGCGGTGAGATCATGCTGTTGCCAGCACCACAGATCCCGCTGATCATGCAGATCATGAAGAAGAACACCCCCACCTGGGTTCCCGGCGTCCCCACCCTTTACCAGCGCATTGTCGAGTCGGCCAAGGAGAAGGGCATTTCAATCTCGGGCATCCGCAACTCCTTCTCGGGTGCCTCTACCCTGCCGGTTTCCACGGTCGAGGATTGGGAAAAGCTCACCGGTGGCCTCTTGGTGGAAGGCTACGGGCTCACGGAGTGCTCGCCGATCATCGTGGGCAACCCCATGACCACCAGCCGCCGCCCAGGCTACGTGGGTATCCCTTTCCCCGACACCGAGGTGCGTATTGCCAATCCGGACAACCTCGACGAGACCCAGCCCGACGGCGTCGAGGGCGAGGTCTTGGTGCGTGGCCCGCAGATCTTCAAGGGCTACCTCAACCAGCCCGAGGCCACCGAGGCCAGCTTCCACAACGGCTGGTACCGCACTGGCGACGTCGGCATCATGGAAGAAGACGGCTTTCTGCGCCTGGTCGCCCGCATCAAGGAGGTCATCATCACCGGTGGCTTCAACGTCTACCCCGCCGAGGTCGAGGAGGCGCTGCACTCCCACCCAGACATCGTGGACTGCGCCGTGGTGGGCATCCCGCGTGCCGACGGATCCGAGTCGGTGGTCGCCGCCATCACGATGAGCGAGGGAGCCGCGCTCGACCCCGAGGGCCTGAAGAACTTCTGCCGCGAGCGGCTGACCCGTTACAAGGTGCCGCGCACCTTCTACCACTTCGAGGAGCTACCGCGCGACCAGATGGGCAAGATCCGTCGCCGCGACGTTCAGGCGGAGCTTTTGGAGAAGCTGGGCAAGTAA
- the mshA gene encoding D-inositol-3-phosphate glycosyltransferase gives MRVAMISMHTSPLSQPGLGDAGGMNVYVLNTARHLARQGVEVDVFTRATRPSQGEVVAVEKNLRVVNIEAGPFDGLSKEELPTQLAAFARGMVAFNKKEHGEYDIIHSHYWLSGQVGWLLSELWEIPLIHTAHTLASVKNHHRSETDTPESEARRICEQQLVDNANVLVVNTAEETRDLVRHYDADASKIAVVAPGTDTTLFTPGTARNTEMSRRCLGIPLHAKVVAFVGRLQQFKGPQVLLEAVAALLARDPERNLRVIFCGGASGSSATTDQYHDMARKLGISHRVRFLEPRPPQELVSIYQAADIVAVPSYNESFGLVAIEAQASGTPVIAARVGGLPVAIAEGETGLLVDGHDPNDWADALAQLLDDDDSRIRMGQDAVAHASNFSWEATAAKLAEIYSDALTAQAEER, from the coding sequence ATGCGCGTTGCCATGATTTCGATGCACACCTCTCCCTTGTCCCAGCCCGGCCTCGGCGATGCCGGGGGGATGAACGTCTATGTTCTCAACACGGCGCGCCACCTGGCGCGTCAGGGGGTTGAGGTGGACGTTTTTACCCGGGCGACACGCCCCTCCCAGGGAGAGGTCGTTGCGGTGGAAAAGAATCTGCGCGTGGTCAACATCGAAGCCGGCCCTTTCGATGGCTTGTCCAAGGAGGAGCTGCCTACCCAATTAGCGGCTTTTGCACGCGGCATGGTGGCCTTCAATAAGAAGGAACATGGCGAGTACGACATCATCCACAGCCACTATTGGCTCTCGGGTCAGGTGGGATGGCTGCTGTCCGAGCTGTGGGAAATCCCGCTCATTCATACCGCGCACACCTTGGCCTCGGTGAAAAACCACCACCGCTCCGAGACGGATACTCCTGAGTCTGAGGCCCGGCGCATCTGCGAGCAGCAACTTGTCGACAATGCGAACGTGCTCGTGGTCAACACTGCGGAGGAGACCCGCGATCTGGTGCGTCACTACGATGCCGATGCCTCCAAGATCGCGGTGGTGGCCCCCGGTACGGACACCACCTTGTTTACCCCGGGCACTGCCCGTAATACCGAGATGTCCAGGCGCTGCCTCGGCATTCCGCTGCATGCGAAGGTGGTGGCCTTCGTCGGCAGACTCCAGCAATTCAAGGGGCCGCAGGTGCTTTTGGAGGCAGTGGCCGCGCTGTTGGCTCGCGACCCGGAGCGCAACCTGCGGGTGATCTTCTGTGGCGGCGCCTCAGGTTCTTCTGCCACCACGGACCAGTACCACGACATGGCTCGCAAGCTGGGAATCTCGCACCGGGTACGGTTCCTTGAGCCGCGTCCGCCGCAGGAGCTGGTGAGTATCTATCAAGCCGCCGACATCGTCGCGGTGCCTTCGTATAACGAGTCCTTCGGGCTTGTCGCCATTGAGGCGCAGGCCTCGGGGACCCCGGTTATCGCCGCCCGCGTAGGTGGTCTTCCCGTGGCTATCGCCGAAGGGGAGACCGGGTTGCTCGTCGACGGGCACGACCCTAACGACTGGGCCGACGCTCTCGCGCAGTTGCTGGACGACGATGACTCGCGCATCCGGATGGGTCAGGATGCCGTGGCACATGCATCCAACTTCAGTTGGGAAGCCACGGCGGCGAAACTCGCGGAGATCTATTCGGATGCGCTGACTGCCCAAGCGGAAGAGCGTTAA
- a CDS encoding phosphoglyceromutase produces the protein MTTGKLILLRHGQSEWNESNQFTGWVDVNLTAKGEAEAKRGGELLKETGNLPEVVYTSLLRRAIRTANIALNAADRHWIPVVRDWRLNERHYGALQGLNKAETKEKYGDEQFMAWRRSYGTPPPELDDSSEYSQVNDVRYANLERVPRTECLKDVVERFVPYFEAEILPRAKRGETVLIAAHGNSLRALVKHLDNISDDDIAELNIPTGIPLVYELDENGKVLNPGGTYLDPEAAAAGAAAVAAQGAK, from the coding sequence ATGACTACTGGAAAGCTGATTCTGCTCCGCCACGGACAGAGCGAATGGAATGAATCAAACCAGTTCACCGGCTGGGTGGACGTGAACCTGACCGCCAAGGGCGAGGCCGAGGCCAAGCGCGGCGGCGAGCTGCTCAAGGAGACCGGCAACCTGCCAGAGGTTGTTTACACCTCCTTGCTGCGTCGCGCCATCCGCACCGCCAACATCGCCCTTAACGCTGCCGATCGCCACTGGATCCCAGTCGTGCGCGACTGGCGCCTCAACGAGCGCCACTACGGCGCGCTGCAGGGCCTGAACAAGGCCGAGACCAAGGAGAAGTACGGCGACGAGCAGTTCATGGCATGGCGTCGCTCCTACGGCACCCCGCCACCAGAGCTCGATGACTCCTCCGAGTACTCCCAGGTCAACGATGTGCGCTACGCAAATCTCGAGCGTGTTCCGCGCACCGAGTGCCTGAAGGACGTCGTGGAGCGCTTCGTGCCTTACTTCGAGGCCGAGATTCTCCCGCGCGCCAAGCGTGGCGAGACCGTCCTGATCGCCGCCCACGGCAACTCGCTGCGCGCGCTGGTCAAGCACCTCGACAACATCTCCGACGATGACATCGCCGAGCTCAACATCCCTACCGGCATCCCGCTGGTCTACGAGCTGGATGAAAACGGCAAGGTCCTCAACCCAGGTGGCACCTACCTGGATCCGGAAGCTGCCGCTGCCGGCGCTGCCGCAGTTGCCGCGCAGGGAGCGAAGTAA
- a CDS encoding sensor histidine kinase, giving the protein MEIFAAFLLGVVLMGLALPAFQWLRTRLRRYRSAATLTENQVTTVSQVLHLTVQGSPTGVAVVDRSGSVILTNGRAHDMGIVHERALAEEIVPIVAQAFEDKETHTLDFAASKRRHGSRITSVRAVIKPLTLVDDRFVIIYSTDESENVRMESARRDFVANVSHELKTPVGGMALLAEALMEGADDPDQVIYFGEKLQREAHRLADMINELISLSKLQGAEALPDMELVAVDDIIDEAIKRNKIAAENADIELMRGARAGVAVMGDKNLLVTAVSNLISNAINYSPSAQPVTVSTKQSDGETVLIRVTDRGIGIAPEDQKRVFERFFRVDKARSRSTGGTGLGLAIVKHVVANHGGTIKLWSRPGTGSTFTLELPIHHGEPEGQIPVADIEPDISLRPQTLRVGSRRKDKQL; this is encoded by the coding sequence GTGGAGATTTTCGCAGCGTTCTTGTTGGGCGTGGTCCTCATGGGCCTCGCCCTACCTGCGTTTCAGTGGCTTCGTACCCGCCTGCGCCGGTACCGTTCCGCGGCAACGCTGACTGAAAATCAAGTCACCACCGTCAGCCAAGTCCTGCACTTGACGGTCCAAGGCTCCCCCACGGGGGTAGCAGTGGTGGACCGCTCCGGCTCAGTCATCCTCACCAATGGCCGCGCGCACGACATGGGAATCGTCCACGAACGGGCTCTCGCAGAGGAAATTGTGCCCATCGTCGCGCAGGCTTTTGAGGATAAGGAAACCCACACGCTCGATTTTGCGGCCAGCAAACGCCGCCACGGCTCCCGAATTACCTCGGTGCGGGCCGTCATCAAACCACTCACGCTCGTGGATGACCGCTTCGTCATCATTTACTCCACGGACGAATCGGAAAACGTTCGCATGGAGTCCGCCCGTCGTGACTTCGTGGCCAACGTCTCCCATGAGTTGAAAACCCCCGTCGGCGGCATGGCACTTTTGGCGGAGGCCCTCATGGAGGGCGCCGATGACCCCGATCAGGTCATCTATTTCGGCGAGAAGCTTCAGCGCGAGGCGCACCGGCTTGCGGACATGATCAACGAACTCATCTCCCTGTCCAAGCTGCAGGGCGCTGAGGCCCTACCCGACATGGAGCTGGTCGCCGTCGACGACATCATCGACGAGGCCATCAAACGCAATAAGATCGCCGCTGAAAACGCCGACATCGAGCTCATGCGCGGTGCTCGCGCGGGCGTTGCCGTCATGGGGGATAAGAACCTCCTGGTCACCGCGGTGTCCAACCTGATTTCGAATGCGATCAACTACTCGCCCTCGGCGCAGCCAGTGACCGTGTCCACGAAGCAGTCGGACGGGGAAACAGTCCTGATTCGCGTGACCGACCGCGGTATCGGCATCGCGCCGGAGGATCAAAAGCGTGTCTTCGAGCGATTCTTCCGCGTGGACAAAGCCCGTTCGCGATCGACCGGCGGAACGGGTCTGGGGCTGGCTATTGTTAAGCACGTGGTAGCCAACCACGGCGGCACCATCAAGCTGTGGTCGCGGCCCGGCACCGGCTCCACCTTTACCCTTGAACTACCCATCCACCACGGTGAGCCCGAAGGGCAGATCCCGGTGGCGGACATCGAACCGGATATTTCACTTCGACCCCAAACGCTGCGCGTGGGGTCACGCAGAAAGGATAAGCAACTATGA
- a CDS encoding response regulator transcription factor, producing the protein MTTILLVEDEESLADPLMFLLRKEGFDVIHAADGPSALVEFDKNNIDIVLLDLMLPGMSGTDVCKRLRAVSSVPVIMVTARDSEIDKVVGLELGADDYVTKPYSSRELIARVRAVLRRGGEQANNLDEPEDELVLVGGRVRMDVERHTVTVDGKEVQMPLKEFDLLEYLMRNTGRVLTRGQLIDRIWGADYVGDTKTLDVHVKRLRSKIELEPSSPKNLVTVRGLGYKFEA; encoded by the coding sequence ATGACGACCATCCTGCTCGTTGAGGACGAGGAGAGCTTGGCGGATCCATTGATGTTCCTCCTGCGTAAGGAGGGTTTCGACGTCATTCACGCCGCCGATGGTCCCAGTGCATTGGTGGAGTTCGACAAGAACAACATCGACATCGTCTTGCTTGACCTCATGCTGCCCGGCATGTCCGGAACGGACGTGTGCAAGCGCCTGCGCGCGGTAAGCTCGGTCCCCGTCATCATGGTCACCGCCCGCGACTCAGAGATCGACAAGGTGGTAGGCCTTGAGCTGGGCGCGGACGATTACGTGACCAAGCCCTACTCCTCCCGCGAACTCATCGCCCGCGTGCGCGCGGTGCTGCGCCGCGGTGGCGAGCAGGCCAACAACCTTGACGAGCCCGAGGATGAGCTGGTTCTCGTCGGCGGGCGGGTGCGCATGGACGTGGAACGCCATACCGTCACCGTCGACGGTAAGGAGGTGCAAATGCCGCTCAAGGAATTCGACCTGCTCGAATATCTCATGCGCAACACCGGCCGTGTGCTTACCCGCGGCCAGCTCATCGACCGCATCTGGGGTGCGGACTATGTAGGAGATACCAAGACCCTCGACGTGCATGTCAAGCGCCTGCGCTCCAAGATCGAGCTGGAGCCATCCAGCCCGAAGAACCTGGTTACCGTCCGCGGCCTGGGCTACAAGTTCGAGGCCTAG